The genome window tcaataaaaaaatattattcattaataaatGTATAGATTAATTCACGATTAAAAAACTTATCAACaaagtataaataatatatgcatttattatcatttaattataaattattttacaccataaaaaatatttttataataattattttaaaagttatattaaatttgattttattgtttaataatattaaaaaatttacataataatacatgttattaacaaaaataaatagcaGGATATGCTATTAATTTGTGTGAGCGTGAATTATTACAATAagtttaaaatatcattaaacaAATTTAGTTACAACTTACAAATAACCTATTTTACGGTAAAAGCAAACGCAGCACTCCCaattaggcatcaatagcaaaaCAATAAtgtataatgtttattttaaatttgacgaGTACACTGAGTGTTACTGAGAATCATAAATTCTACAaaattatagttattttttatattttaaatactaCAAATAGTTgccttaaaaaaactaaatttaacatgtattaaataaaatattttttaaattatctcaaCTTTCAACGTAACTAGTTgtgaatttaaatattaaatatataattacatcaaatattttaaaaaataactatattatCTATGGTAGTcctatttaacattattttttttagttaaaaaaacttgtgaattttaaaaaaataatgtcattaatatatgttattaatttcattAGAACTTATTTTGGTTAATGTATTGAGTTTGAgttttgtgaatgaaaaaatatgattgatctCATTAAAAGTGAATTAGTCAAGTTCATCCAAAACTATTCATCAACAAAGCTTGTGACACttttttttggagaaaaatgtaaattatattaaactcaaaatgatacaacaataaacggGGCATACCCCGCCGTCAGAGAAAATCAAAAATCTCCCTAATATAAGAAGACCTAGATCAAGATGctaaaataaatacaacatgtgtgcttgtctatacataagaaacttaatcttgctaataacctttattacagaaaattgataatcttcaaataTCAATTTGTTCCTAGACAATCAAGTTGCAGTACATTGTAATCGCTAATAAGCTTGAGACACTTTTACATCAATGTCATGATGatctaaataataatatttcctCCTAAACTAAGATTAATTTGGTGCTCCAAAATAATAGTAGTCTTaggttgttattttaaaaaaataatctttgatATGGTAGATCCTTTAATCGTTTAATATggttattatgttttaaaaattatataatcttaaaaattttaaattatttgattcaTGACTtccttataaataaattttgcctGCGACCTTGTTCACACCAAGTGTTGGTCATTGAGTAGGAATTTTTCACTTCTTCGGGCAAGTTTGCCTAAGACTACAACATGAATAAGACAATTCACAATTTTCTTACATCCTACTTCATTAATAGGATACACGACGTGTTGTTGATTTTTATCAATTTCATCATAAATTATGTTAACTCTTCTTCATTAAAAACAAAGGCACTGAAATGTCTACCAGCCGAATAGTCTGGGTTGGTCAAGAATTGACTAGCTTCATTTAGTCATTAGGCTCAGTCGAATGACAAGCAAAGAATATACAATCCCTCGAGCTCAAATGCTTAAgcataaaaactaaaagcaaatcagaatgaataaaataatcacttTTTTGGTTATTGTAATTGACCCAATAAGAACCTAAGGGCGTTAAAAAATAGAAGTGCTCTATGTGGAATCAGGAGAAAGAGCAAAACAAATTCAGattttcttcttcatcaatgtccTATTACAACAGGCAAGGGAGatgataataaaagaaaaaacccATCAGCCGTTTAGGGTAAATTACCActttggttttcaaaaatgtAATCTATTGTCAGTTGTGTTATCAAAATGTCATTTAAGTATGTGAAAGTGCAATTCGTCTATTACTTCAATCAACTGTTAAAAAATAACTTCTgagatttagaagaaaaaaatcatcacaGAAACGGTTTTCTAAAAGCTGAGACAAACACATGCATATCCCAATTGATTATGTTGGTGATTTCCTTCAATTATTGTTACAAATTATACGCTTCATTTATCAAATGGCATCAGAGACTCAAACGGGGAGATGCAAGTGAAATAAAACAGTGTGTGTATGCTGTCATCCATTACATTGGATGATTGAAATATAGCATTCCCTTTCCCCACTACTGGAAATTATATGCGACGAATTAAAAGACTGGACAATCATGGAAATTTATGGTGTGGCTCGCTTTATTTTTGTCTGCAATAAAAAGGAAGCTGAATTGATAAAGATAAAGACAGATATTTTTCTAAAAGGTCAGACGGTGGTATAATTACTTTTTGAATAAACTCTTACTTTCTTTCTTAAATGCATCctaaaataatacttaaaaaaaatatatgaaattatgataagtagtttttatatattgaaaatactTTAAATTAGTATCtgaattgataaatattttatataattttattgctTTGGGGACTAAataagaggaaaaatagaacttAAAGGACTAAATTAgtgatttgtttttcattttataccTAATTTCGTCTTTATCTCACATTTATTccattatttttctcaaatggttttatatcttttatgtctttatttgtttcatttatCAGTATCGTTTCCTTTATTTGTTCTCTCTATCgcgtttgtttgttttttcatgCACCCAAAAATAGAGGTTACGTACGTAAAACATTTTCCTTAATCTACTCTACTGTAGCTGCAATGAAAGGAAAGCTGAATTGGGaagatatttttctaaaagGTCAGCATAGCATGGtcgtataaaattaattacttaatcTGCTGTAGTTTGATGAGATGTTTTCTGTTCAATTGGGGAAAAGGTAGGCCCGATTTAATCGTTAATACTTGATATTTGATAGGCATATTGCTGTCTCTATATTAGTAAAGCAGCTTGAAAGCCTAATCCAAAATTATATTGGATTTCTACTTCCAAAAGGGACTTCCAAGTTGCAATTACGCACGCTAAATATGTTCAAAACAATAGGCATCGAGTCATTAACAAAACAGAGTTTTAACATGAGTGCGCCCCCGCACAAAGGAATTAACCGTAGTAAGTAATAACTTATGATTTCTATCAAAAGAAGGTTTCCACTTTAATTCAATCCTACAACAAAATTAACGCTTATATAAGgtgaaaattatataatttatctcgatattacttttattcaatgtaaaatttaatatgtttcatttttcttatgacTATCTGGACGTCATGTGAAATTTTCAACACACAATTTCCCATTAAATAGGTTTGGTCATCTAAAGAATTCAATTCAGAAACACAaactttaaaacttattttcgGTCACTAACTAAAAACACTTATCTCAACACACCACAGAAACGTATTAAGTAGATTCAAGAACGAAAATTAActataataatatcatcaaaataccgCAAAGAGTTACATGTACAAACAAGTTACATTACATGGTACAGGCTGTAGAAGGAACAAGAAGGAACGAAAAGGACACACAGAGGTTTCGCTTTCAGTTCAGTCTCTCATCTTCTAGTGGTATGGCCTTTTTGTAGCTTACAGTTAGATACATCAAACAAAGGATaccatttattataattattattattattataaaatattataatcgtGTAACGCCAGTTAGAACTATAACACGCATGTGACATTCTCGAACCCCCTAATAAgttaactaaattaataaattaaaaagcaacGATCATCTCCGTCGCCGTTATCTCCGTCGCTCCTCCGTtaacttcttcttcctcctcctccgctTCCCACATGAAGTGCGCATACGATCCCAGCACCGTACtgcatataaaattaataaaaacaattattaattattatcgtTATTCCCTGTTTGGGTAAAATGTGAGATTGATTAATTCAGATTATAGATTATAAAATACCAATCATTAGGAGCGGCGTGAATGGCTTGGTCAAAGTAAGATTTGGCTCTATCTTCGTCTCTCTGCGTTTCCCAAATAAGCGTTCCGTAGAGAGAAAGCAATTCGCCATCGCCAGGGTTCGCGAGAATCGCTCTTCCGTAAAATTCCTCTGCTCTGACCGTGTCTTTCTCCACCTGTCAAAATTCAAATcgttcactctctctctctctcttttttttttcttattcatccAATGATTGGTTTGTTGGAGGAACGGTTTAACGCACCTCGTGGAGAAATTTGCCGTAGTTTCTCAGCAGAAGCGCGTCCGTCGGATTAGACCTCAACATTTCCTCGTAGTACGCGCCGATTTTCATCCTCTCGCCGCCGTTTCCGCCGGTGAGAGGCGCACCGCGGTGGAATCCACCGTCTCCTTCTCCGAATTGTAGATCCTCCGGCCGGATTCCGAGCTTGCGCGGAGCGGCGTCGGAGAGGAAGTCTTCTTCGTGAGGTACGATTGGTGAAAACGAGGGCGATCCGGTTCGGTTCAGATCCCGGCGAACGCCGAAATTCTCGTCGTCGCGCTCCGACGAGGATCTGCGGTTGTTGGAGTGGGAAGAATGGATTGAAAACCTGGGAGAATGCGCGTGGCTCTTGTCGCCGGAGAAGGAGGCTTGGCGCGTGAGTGAGACTCGCGGTGAACCGGGGAGAACCGTGTTCTGGACCGGCACGGAGCCGGTTCGGATGAGAGAAGCttgcatagttttttttatgagacTCTTTAGGTTTGAGTGTGGAAAAGATCGATCACCCCTCACTTCTATAAAAGTGTTCAACGAACACCCTTTATGCATTGGGTGGTTAATGGTCATGGCTAAACACACGTAATTTTCTAAACGAATATTGGCCGTTGATCCGCTGAAAAGGTTGACCTTACTGGGCTCTAGATTACGACACGCGTCGGGATGCACGTGCACTTCTGAATTCTGATGCcaaattatagtattttttgggtacagaagtatttaattatttattactatacaagttttattatCTTTTCAGTGTGAGAATTTAAGAATGTGTTTTTTGTAACACAAGCGTTCGTAGGAAAAGGCCcctttaaaattgttttatgaaGGAAAAATTCGTTTTATTTTACTTCCtgcttaaattataattaaatgaaacaaGGAACAAAATACTTGAATGAACATTATAAGGTTATAAGCAGTGAATTGATCATGTAAAAAAACCCTAAATTGATTTAGTAGttgataatttgattaaaaataatacaggTTTTGAAAGTGGCTTTTCTATGGGAGGGAGGTGCTAAAACCACGGGAAGGGTGATTAAGTTTAGATATTACGCCACGTTGATAAAGAATCGCGTCATCAAAACAAGGTGAGGCTACCACATTACAATTTGCAAAAATTTACAGTGCAATTTACAAGTCTTATCCACTTTTTGTGAATCTTGTGAATGGGGCAAGCAAGGTAGAATTGTCAAACAAGTGACAAGAGTTCTAtttatatgataataataataataatgaacagattaatcattaaaaagtgTTCCTATGTTAGTTTTATATTTGTGTGTATGTTCTTAGAATATATAATGTGAgaaacttagataaacatcCATCATTTATTGTTCACGTCTTGAACTCAAGAAGGACTTGGTCTGAGAAGtgtgttaaaaataattcaagccCCACATTGATTAAACTCTCACCCCTTGAATTAATTTTTGGGGTTCAATTAGGTCTCTCATATTATTCATTCTAAGATATCAATTACCCTTACCTTATCAATTCTATCTTAAGATTATCTCATGTCAATATAAGACTTGCGTATTTCccaatatatgttttatttttttccgtGTTAGATAAATCACAGACAGAAATGCAGTAATGGTACGGTACAAGTGCTTTCCTTTCCTATGTTCTCAAATGGTTTTTCTAGCGAAAATGGTTTCGTCTGAAATACAGACAAAATCGAGTTGAAAAAGTCAATTTAGAAAGGAAATAGAAGGTTGCTTTTCTAACAGTGAACCAACCGGATAAGGTTCATCTCATTTTTGCTATACTCTGCCCTTGCCAGTATGGCAGTATTGATTATAAGCCAAGAtgacataatttaaattttgtagtaatacaaataaatacaCTTCATTTTTCGTTTTTGTTTCTGTAGAGAAGGAAATTTATCCTATTTCAAGTTAGGTAAATATATTACTaactatcaattaaaatttataataacactaacaaataaatttgaagatgtatattaatttgatttaattatttatacatgcagaaacttctttttctctctttttcaataaaaaaagatatatgtttggatttttatataaaatacgaTGCacgaattttaagaaaaattcaaatagttcctaaatttaattttgtcccAAAAAAGTCTGTTTACACTATAAAACAAATACCCAGTTGCTGAAAATTTTAACAATGCATAGCCCCGTTTTGTCATGGGTGCACATGCATTGCATCTGCATGAAGTTACTTGGAAAGTGAGTCTGATATTTCTCCATTTGGGTAACACGTGTACTCACTGGCTCATGTGAGATCACATGATATAACATTCTATAAGGCATAAGCCCAACGAGTGCCACTTGGATATATTCACGTCGATTAacttgatttgaatttttttcgaccaaaaagcaaaaaacatTATTCGAATTTCATATACTCGCttggaaaaaaaatcagcatATTTTAgagtattaattattaaaaaaaaatcagcccgagttatgttttagttttgttttaaatacaattttagttccttaataaattgtgtttttcatttggattttcttaaaattattttttatttgggttccgattaaattttttagagtattaattattaaaaaaagtaatacatatttaagaattaattatatcggcataaaaatagtattttatagtataaaataatatatactataatttatcacttttttaaagacaaaaaaaatcaaaccaaatggATTTAGTCTATgccatagtaaaaaaatatattgattgtaatttttataattcaattATTCCTTGATTAAACTATGGGCCAAACGAAGTTATTGCATCGCTACAGGCCCAATCAAGTCATAGTCATCTGTTTAGCCCACCATAACCAAAAAAGggagattgattttattttacgcACATGCGGCCCAGCGCATATAATTTATAAACCctcaatttatattttacagTAACTTCtattttaagagtttaatgATTATTATCTTCGCACATGATATCAGCTTTTCCTTtagatgttaaaaaatatatttaccaattatgaatatttaaaaaaataaagagtaattatttgataaattaaatcaatttattaaaagtaattaatttttttaaaaataactattttttttatcttattacgTCTTTCTTCAgtataaaaattactaattatcTTACCACGACTTTtactatgttattttatatttataaattcttCCTCTTATTCTATATTAGTATAGTTTAGGTTTTTGTAAGTGTGTGTCTGTTGCTGATGATGCAATTGGGTTTAGAGAAGCCCATTGAGTTGGGCTTTTAAGAGTTAGTTcggataataaattttttatttgtgatgtATATAATATTGAGTATAATTGAACATATTTTAAGAGATGAaacatcttattttaaaatgaaaaaaattaaatttgaaccatataattatatatgaagaATTAAGATTTAATATTAAAAGTCACATGATTTTTTAAGTGAGGAcatgatattaaattttgattattcatatttaattatataatttaaatttaattttttttatttttatataagatatttttctctTGCATGATATCTTTTCGAGGGtagaatgattttctttatttcattatatAATATCATAAGGATGGTGAATATAATAATTCACGAAATTTCATAATATAATAGCATAAGGATGGTGAGTTAACGAGACTCACTTTCACACCTCTACTTTTTAGCTTAGTTTTTACTCTCTTTccggaaaagaaaagaaaagaaaaaaaaaactggttgAAATGGAGAAGACTTGTAAAAAAAGGGGCTAGCCACTAGCAAGTTGCCGGTTTTGTCTTTCCTAAATACGAGGCCATCACAATTGAAAGATGCACTTTAAGGTTATAGTCCATTATGGACTGAGTTGTTGCATAggttatttttattaagatttcaatttcaattaggAAAAGGGAAAAGTTCCATGATGGCTGCATAACGGACCAAAACTTGCTTCaacatcttcttcttttttttttccactttctTTTTGTAACCCTCTTAAGAAACGTTTGCTAttgtaattgaataataaaagtAGTTTCTAACAAAACAAATATCCAATAGTATAATGTGGTCAATATTTCCATGTACTTgaaaaatgtgatatttttatatgCAGTTTCTTATGACATGCTGTTTTCTCCAGAGTAATATTGATTATAGAACTTTTTTTgacaatatttttaatacatttttttattgaaccacgtcacttgttttattttacacTTCGTCTTATTTCTCTATCTTACATATTGTTAAAATTTGTTGCGCAAATAACATTAGTcttttgttttgattattttacttgGTAACTGTTGGACTATTGGCTGCTACCTAACACACCTATTTTTTTTCATGGAACACCATGCTTGAACATACAACTCTAATAAttctatacaaaattaaaaaatacaactcTAATATTTTCTTGTTGTCTAACGAATGGTTTCTCTTGTCGTAGGCGGGTTGTCGTATTAAGGACAGGCAATATGGGAAATTGAACAGAAAGAGAGTAATGTGTGAAGTTTCCTAAAATTTACTTCTTTCAATtagattataagaaaatatatatatatatatatatatatatatatatatattgtatttattaaaaaaattaattaattttattaaattgtgtgatttttaattaaaaaataaatatttttcttaaattatcctTGAAACTTGATACCaaacataaaaaactttttaatcttattaaatGTAAGgtcttttaaagataatttcaCTAAATAAGACACAAGTAGTTAAGATTTGagataagaaaaagagaaatttttattacttatatTCAAGAATGAATGATTTATCGAATAGTTTATTTGACCATTATCTCAAATTTTTAAAGGAAGATagaaagataaattatttttatataataagattgtatacaatttttttataatcatgagagataaaatgaaaaagaaaaaagaattgtgttattttttttttgttagaaaccACGAGTATTTTTCAACTCATTGGTTTAAAGATTAATCTTTCTAGCCATACGTAACTAtcattaattcaagaaaattttgcaaACAAAGGATTTTAAACACCGAATCTTTCGCAAAATAAATCTCTTATATATGAATACAATATAATCTTACACCACAATGCTAACTTGAGTTCAAAGAATTATGGTATAAAATGGACAATGTgaggaagaaacaaaatatttgctaaatctattattttattagaaataaaaatgtattatttagaGAGTTAGATTCTCTCAAAGAAGATTTATCAATGGATAAGATTATGGCCATTGAAATATTTGGGCTTAATTAAGCATTTTACCATtcaattatcataattttacaaattttattaattaggttttttttgccaaattttatcattcaaattttcaatttttatgcatttcactagcaaagttttttctttttaattttaccatctaagttttcattttttgcttTGTTCTATTATCATATAGCTAAGAAAACAACATTGTTTcacaaaaattgaattttttttagtgattgGTCAACATTGGTAAAATGCACACAACTTGAAAACATAGGTGGTATAATTTGCAGAAAAAAAGGTTGGgggataaaatttacaaaataatgaaaattgagtagtaaaatgaacaattaagtcaaatatttaatgttttataaattCAATAAGAGCAACTgtcatttttaaaagtttttgtaATCATGTATATTGTTCTTTAATCAAAAGAGTAAGAAGATAATGTTTAAAATGTACCATTAAGTGTtacatttgagaaaaaaatattttaaaataagtgttgtatttgactttttaatgtaatattaattattctttttgactaatatctctaataaatgtcactttattttttgaatctaatattttattatgcgttctttcatctatttaataaggttaattttataaaattgttattgtcttttttttgtttattagttTTTCATGATCTGACTAAAACATTTAGGACAACACTTATTTtggaataaagaaaatatattaagatgTTTCATATGACAAGTGCTTTAAAATTGTGAACCTATTAAAAGGCTAAAACACACAACACTTAcatgttttgaataaaataaaggtttaaatatctttttagtccttataatttattattttttgtttttcattcttagaaaaatattttttgttttgtccttGTAAATTATGCTTTTTTTCACTCTTCAAAACattatctaaaaatattttaaggactaaaaataataattttacaaggacaaaaaacaaaaaaatattaaattacaataactaaaaaaatacttaaatctaGAATAAACAATACTCCCTctattcttatatataagatcaaaatatataattcatcGAGATTAagaaatgtaattaatttaattgattaaatttataatttttaaaaaaaatatcattattatatatatttatctctCTTTTAATTGTCTGTAAATTTTCTTCCTTAAATTAGGACTATTTGTAAtcttaaaataatcaataaaaaaattatcataaattgaatcttataaaacctaacaaatattattttaaatttaagtattttatataGGAACAAtagtatatgtatttttttttaatatttatagggATCAAAGACAgatattattcatttataataatttatgtacattattcaatcaattgattTAGACctgtttaatataaataatatcttatgtcttttataattattttataaaattttgattatacAACGATACAcacttcattttaatttttaacaaaaatagacCCCCTCTTGTATGCTGATGTGTGCACAGCcaaatctaatattttattatgtgttctttcatctatttaataaggttaattttataaaattgttattgtctttcttttgtttattagtttttcttgaTCTGACTAAAACATTTAGGACAAcacttattttgaaataaagaaaatatattaaaatgtttCATATGACAACTGCTTTAAAATTGTGAACCTATTAAAAGGCTAGAACACATAACACTtacatgtttttaataaaataaaggtttaaatatctttttagtccttatagtttattattttttgttttgtccttGTAAATTATgctttttttcacttttcaaaacattatctaaaaatactttaaggactaaaaataataattttacaaggacaaaaaacaaaaaaatattaaattacaaggactaaaaaaatacttaaatctaGAATAAACAATACTCCTTCTATTCCTATATATAAGATCAAAATACCTAATTCATCAAGATTAagaaatgtaattaatttagttgataacaataaatttatcttaaatttataatttttttaaaactatcattgtaatatatatttatctctCTTTTAATTGTCTATAAATacattctctttcttctttaaaTTAGGAGTATTTGtaatctaaaaataatcaatacaaaaaattattataaattgaatcttataaaaccaaacaaatattatttttaatttgagtaTTTTATATAGGAAcaataatatatgtatttttttttatatttgtagggGTCAAAGacaatattattcatttataataatttacgtacattattcaatcaattgattTAGACctctttaatataaataatatcttatatcttttataattattttataaaattttgattatacAACGATACATacttcattttaacaaaaatagacCCCCTCTTGTATGCTGATGTATGCACAGCCAAATCTGTACATTCTAAcgcaatttaaattttgttgataCTCTATTAATATCTTTTAGGCCAAACACCTAGTGTTGAAACTTTGAACTTTTATTGTAGCCTATGTCTTCAAACTTTAGAGTGAGGAGACGCATACAAGTTAATTAACTCGTCAAGATCAGTTAAAAGTGAGCAAATAACAAGGCTAACGTGCCTAAAAAAAGTCTTAAGCCTTAAGATGAACAAATTatgaattttgataaaaataaattttattaaaaaatttaattcgatggtatatgttttaataaaacaattctTATCTCTCAATTGAGATTTTCTTCGTGAAGAAAAAAAGGCTAAAAAATTAATctcaagagtttttttttaacataacatAGTTAAATACtttctctaatattttttataagtagtattaaaaatcactttttttctcaaatataaaaacactaaattataatttagattttattataactttaaattagtgattttgtttcccttatttttaaattgagataTTTAGTCTGTTaacatgatatttatgttgtaagatattaaataaaatatttttttaataaaaattgaactcatgaaattttatttaaagataaaataataaattattaacacaTTTATTCATTTAGTTAAGtttataaatacaattttatat of Glycine soja cultivar W05 chromosome 1, ASM419377v2, whole genome shotgun sequence contains these proteins:
- the LOC114408734 gene encoding uncharacterized protein LOC114408734, which encodes MQASLIRTGSVPVQNTVLPGSPRVSLTRQASFSGDKSHAHSPRFSIHSSHSNNRRSSSERDDENFGVRRDLNRTGSPSFSPIVPHEEDFLSDAAPRKLGIRPEDLQFGEGDGGFHRGAPLTGGNGGERMKIGAYYEEMLRSNPTDALLLRNYGKFLHEVEKDTVRAEEFYGRAILANPGDGELLSLYGTLIWETQRDEDRAKSYFDQAIHAAPNDCTVLGSYAHFMWEAEEEEEEVNGGATEITATEMIVAF